A segment of the Verrucomicrobiia bacterium genome:
TGCGACGCGTCCCGCAGGGCCGCCGAAAAGCTCGCGGCCAAAGGCTTCGACGTTTACGCGTATGAGGGCGGGATCAAGGAGTGGAAAGAATGCGGGTACCCCGTCGAGCTGCCGTCCGCGGCCTAAAGGCGTGTAAAATCCAGGTAAAACGGGGGAAAAGAGGGGATAATTGTTATTGCGATTTCCTCCGGTTTCCGCGACAATGGCGCGCGTATGGAACTCTACATCCTCCGGCACGGCATTGCCGTGGAACGCGGGGACAAACGCTACCTCAAGGACGATTCGCAAAGGCCTCTCACCCGCGAAGGCCGCGAGAAAATGCACCTCGGCGCGCTCGGCCTGAAGGCTGCCGGCGTCGAATTCGACGTGCTTATTTCCAGCCCTTACGTGCGCGCCCGCGAAACCGCCGAGATCGTGGCCCGCGTTTTTTCGGCCAGGAAAAAGCTGCAGTTCTCCGAAGGCCTCATTGCCGAGGCCAAGCCGCGCGCCTTTCTGAAAGAGATCCAGCGCCTTTCCGACGAATACGAAAGCGTGATGATCGTCGGCCACGAACCCTTTCTCGGCCGCCTCATCGGCCTGCTGCTGACCGACCAGCCGAACCTCCCGCTGGTCCTGAAAAAAGGCGGTCTCTGCCATCTCAATCTCTCCGACAAAGAATACGGCATCATGACGCTTCTGATGCCCCATCATCTCCGCCGCATGGCGCGTAAGACCAAGCAGAAAAAGGTTTAAAGCAGTCTGCGGCTCCCTCGTTGGAAGATTCCCTCCAAAAAGGTATAATGTTCATTTTACAAAAGACTTACACGTCTTAAACCCAGACCTTACATCGCTTCATTAGAATAACGCAACCCGGGTGGCGCATGGCAAAGAAAAATCGCAAATATTTCATCGGCATGGATTTGGGCGGTACAAAACTCCTCACCGCCGTTCTCGACAA
Coding sequences within it:
- the sixA gene encoding phosphohistidine phosphatase SixA, coding for MELYILRHGIAVERGDKRYLKDDSQRPLTREGREKMHLGALGLKAAGVEFDVLISSPYVRARETAEIVARVFSARKKLQFSEGLIAEAKPRAFLKEIQRLSDEYESVMIVGHEPFLGRLIGLLLTDQPNLPLVLKKGGLCHLNLSDKEYGIMTLLMPHHLRRMARKTKQKKV